Proteins found in one Oreochromis niloticus isolate F11D_XX linkage group LG22, O_niloticus_UMD_NMBU, whole genome shotgun sequence genomic segment:
- the airim gene encoding AFG2-interacting ribosome maturation factor, translating to MSTLAVATLHQALRKSFATLESNQKVWKSVLAECSPLMVSLGNLAEQSRALSNVQISNTPLRVFPDLEERLRFKLLEATDIVLGKLNEKMSSLQSARDAISNQVAAILHLYEQNTHSLDLLAVTERSTTTPSVADMLEWLQDAERHYRQQFLRRKTLLQTLRADDLSLLESAPQRWNSLESPSAEDHITDTLCKVSFFVESQ from the exons ATGTCTACGCTTGCGGTAGCTACGCTTCATCAGGCTCTGAGGAAAAGCTTCGCGACACTTGAAAGCAACCAAAAAGTATGGAAGAGTGTTTTAGCCGAGTGCAGCCCTCTGATGGTGTCTCTCGGGAATTTGGCGGAGCAATCGAGAGCACTGTCCAACGTGCAGATCTCCAACACACCGCTCAGAGTTTTTCCTGACCTGGAGGAGAGACTCCGCTTTAAACTCCTTGAAGCAACGGATATAGTGCTGGGAAAACTCAACGAGAAGAT GTCTTCCCTCCAGTCTGCGAGGGATGCCATCAGTAACCAGGTTGCTGCAATCCTTCATCTGTACGAgcagaacacacacagtttagATCTGCTTGCAGTAACTGAGCGATCAACCACCACCCCGTCGGTCGCTGACATGCTCGAGTGGCTTCAGGATGCTGAGCGTCACTATCGGCAACA ATTCCTGAGGAGGAAAACTCTGCTTCAAACACTGAGAGCAGATGACCTCTCACTTCTGGAATCTGCTCCCCAAAGGTGGAACTCCTTGGAGTCTCCCAGTGCAGAGGACCACATCACAG atACACTTTGCAAAGTGTCTTTCTTTGTGGAGTCGCAGTGA